In one Heteronotia binoei isolate CCM8104 ecotype False Entrance Well chromosome 1, APGP_CSIRO_Hbin_v1, whole genome shotgun sequence genomic region, the following are encoded:
- the LOC132574585 gene encoding myb/SANT-like DNA-binding domain-containing protein 7 has protein sequence MAAARGLSWRRHETLDLLAIWGERRIQIALRQSHRNIDLYEEIATEMRSRGHNRTAQECRNKTKALRLEYKKVVGLNAKSGQDRKTCPFYEEIDAILHGDADVWLKRVTQSSDAPEPRSPEEPNAPAPTETTETLLLFTGPTGDETVQVEATDGADVVYLVSEIVDGSLEDSDQTQIEVLLQGEPRSEAAGVHTAEGHVAVMDKGSAGDGIPPGAIMAELSPKSRLALIKARHKKVSAIQRVGETLATQIRKENALMLEAGRAEHQDFMAEMRASREAEMALMQEERAARESNSALVLAAVNCLRDLSNTMVPLAQAIGARYSSLGGTPRRTLLEGSQASPAMGDDDSQNAAPQRTVSSSQQRSRRAAKRKIPYSPPEQ, from the exons ATGGCTGCTGCACGAGGTCTTTCGTGGAGGAGGCATGAGACGCTGGATCTGCTTGCCATCTGGGGCGAGCGAAGGATCCAGATAGCCTTAAGGCAGTCTCACAGGAACATCGACCTGTACGAGGAGATTGCTACCGAGATGCGTTCCCGCGGTCACAACAGGACCGCGCAGGAGTGCCGTAACAAGACGAAAGCCCTTCGTCTAGAATACAAGAAGGTGGTCGGGCTCAATGCTAAGTCAGGGCAAGATAGGAAGACCTGCCCGTTTTATGAAGAGATTGATGCCATACTCCATGGGGATGCAGATGTGTGGCTCAAAAGGGTAACACAGAGCTCTGATGCTCCGGAGCCCCGCAGCCCCGAAGAACCCAATGCACCCGCACCGACTGAAACGACTGAAACTCTACTTCTTTTCACGGGACCGACTGGAGATGAgacggtgcaagtggaggcgacCGATGGCGCAG ATGTTGTGTACCTTGTTTCAGAAATTGTGGATGGCTCATTGGAAGACAGCGACCAAACCCAAATCGAGGTTCTACTGCAGGGAG AACCAAGAAGTGAAGCTGCTGGAGTTCACACAGCCGAGGGACACGTTGCAGTCATGGATAAGGGCAGTGCCGGGGATG GTATTCCGCCTGGAGCAATAATGGCGGAGTTGTCACCCAAATCCCGGCTGGCTCTCATCAAGGCACGCCACAAGAAGGTGTCTGCCATACAGAGAGTGGGGGAGACACTGGCAACCCAAATTAGAAAGGAAAACGCATTAATGCTTGAGGCTGGAAGAGCGGAGCACCAAGACTTCATGGCTGAGATGCGGGCATCCCGAGAGGCGGAAATGGCTCTCATGCAAGAGGAAAGGGCGGCCAGGGAAAGCAACAGTGCTCTTGTGCTCGCTGCGGTGAACTGCCTGAGGGACCTTTCAAACACAATGGTTCCTCTTGCACAAGCCATAGGTGCGAGATATTCCTCCCTTGGTGGTACACCAAGGCGTACACTCCTTGAGGGCAGTCAAGCATCGCCTGCAATGGGTGATGATGATTCCCAAAACGCTGCACCACAGAGGACTGTGTCCAGCAGTCAGCAGAGGTCACGTAGGGCCGCAAAGAGGAAGATTCCATATTCGCCTCCAGAACAGTGA